In Bacillus toyonensis BCT-7112, a single window of DNA contains:
- a CDS encoding DinB family protein encodes MLHILKQQYNLISSTRETLFSFFEEIPVEKLHSTVPNFGSGSIIKTHIHVADCYRYWLGSFAFKQKRADFSFASDYEVEHADVEKVRTRFKLVDEVVLRFLDEYNDRWLENIANEVKWQKEPWSTTPLWLLTHTETHEFHHKGQIVSMARHLGYTPPDTDLS; translated from the coding sequence ATGTTACATATTTTAAAACAACAATATAATCTGATTAGCTCTACAAGAGAAACTCTATTTTCGTTTTTTGAAGAAATCCCAGTAGAAAAATTACATAGCACTGTTCCGAATTTCGGAAGCGGTAGTATAATAAAGACGCATATTCATGTAGCCGATTGCTATCGATACTGGCTTGGATCATTCGCATTCAAGCAAAAAAGAGCAGATTTTTCATTTGCCAGCGATTATGAAGTTGAGCATGCAGATGTCGAAAAAGTTCGTACTAGATTTAAGTTAGTAGATGAGGTTGTACTACGTTTTTTAGATGAATATAATGACCGATGGCTCGAAAATATAGCAAATGAAGTTAAATGGCAAAAAGAACCTTGGAGCACAACTCCGCTCTGGCTTTTAACTCATACGGAGACACATGAGTTTCATCATAAAGGACAAATTGTATCAATGGCTAGGCACCTTGGATATACTCCTCCTGATACAGATCTTAGTTAA
- a CDS encoding DUF2690 domain-containing protein yields MFKKLMKVCVLSAASIGVLFSFQGSTLAAADLSSYYDGKNPATTKVYGGSTTCDADGFNAKSTAVYEGSKKVGTVYLRYSNKCHAAWSKLVLDQPAPAVSGGVYAYAVVNKYKNGVFQKSVTSNQGNGTIKTGQTSTYTGMVFDLTADFGYTADAEAVTFNNGYGKTARY; encoded by the coding sequence ATGTTTAAAAAGTTAATGAAAGTATGCGTGTTAAGTGCGGCAAGTATAGGTGTATTATTTAGTTTCCAAGGAAGTACATTGGCAGCTGCTGATTTAAGTAGTTATTATGACGGAAAAAATCCAGCAACAACGAAAGTATACGGGGGAAGTACAACGTGTGATGCAGATGGATTTAATGCAAAGTCTACAGCAGTTTATGAAGGGAGTAAAAAAGTAGGGACAGTGTATTTACGTTACAGTAATAAATGTCATGCAGCATGGTCTAAGCTTGTTTTAGATCAACCAGCACCAGCTGTTTCGGGAGGAGTGTATGCGTACGCAGTTGTAAATAAATATAAAAATGGTGTATTCCAAAAATCAGTTACTTCTAATCAGGGGAACGGCACAATAAAAACAGGTCAAACGAGCACGTATACAGGAATGGTATTTGATTTAACTGCAGATTTCGGATATACAGCAGATGCTGAAGCGGTTACGTTTAATAACGGTTACGGTAAAACAGCACGTTATTAA
- a CDS encoding LysR family transcriptional regulator has protein sequence MEIKQLITFKIAAETLNFTQTAKKLNFAQSSVTAQIKTLEAELGTPLFERLGKRLFLTEAGRKFQLYADKIIALSNEAKTAVKDDEEIAGTLIIGAQESQCTYRLPSILKRFKIQFPKIKLIFKPAHSNKDAKEQLMEGKVDLAFILDECKTEDALHVDPLMKEELKVVAAPGHCLLEQASVSIKDLESETLLLTELGCSYRTLFEELFRAEDVYPANKIEFVSVEAIKQCVIADLGIAVLPAIVVEKDIREGTLKELVLKETIAPIYTQIAWHKDKWMAVPLQQFIDVTREFFTTD, from the coding sequence ATGGAGATAAAACAATTAATTACATTTAAAATAGCCGCGGAAACTTTGAACTTTACACAAACTGCGAAGAAATTAAACTTTGCCCAATCGAGTGTTACAGCACAAATTAAAACGTTAGAGGCTGAGCTCGGTACACCACTATTTGAGAGGTTAGGGAAACGTCTTTTCTTAACTGAAGCGGGCAGGAAGTTTCAACTATATGCGGACAAGATAATCGCACTTAGTAACGAAGCGAAGACGGCTGTGAAAGATGATGAGGAAATAGCAGGTACGTTAATAATTGGTGCACAAGAAAGTCAATGTACATATAGGCTTCCTTCTATATTAAAGAGGTTTAAAATACAATTCCCCAAAATAAAGCTTATATTTAAACCAGCGCATTCCAATAAAGATGCGAAGGAACAATTGATGGAGGGGAAAGTCGATCTTGCATTTATTTTGGACGAATGTAAAACAGAAGATGCTTTGCATGTGGATCCACTTATGAAAGAAGAATTAAAAGTAGTAGCGGCTCCAGGGCATTGTTTACTCGAACAGGCTTCCGTTTCTATAAAAGATTTAGAGAGTGAAACACTTTTGTTAACTGAACTAGGGTGCTCATATCGGACTTTATTTGAAGAGTTATTTCGTGCGGAAGACGTATATCCAGCAAATAAGATTGAGTTTGTTAGTGTCGAGGCAATTAAACAATGTGTCATTGCGGATTTAGGTATAGCAGTTTTGCCAGCAATAGTAGTAGAAAAAGATATACGGGAAGGGACGTTAAAGGAGTTAGTGTTAAAAGAAACAATAGCTCCGATTTATACACAAATTGCTTGGCATAAAGATAAATGGATGGCAGTGCCACTGCAACAATTTATTGATGTAACGAGGGAGTTTTTTACAACGGATTAA
- a CDS encoding quinone oxidoreductase family protein produces the protein MKALCFEQFGNPDVLQYKKIHDPIINSNEILVRTKAIGLNFADIYRRRGDYHLAGNPPYILGYEGAGIVEQVGADVTTINPGDRIAFADVPFANAELVAVPSEKAILLPDSISFETAASVLLQGLTAHYLTKDSYQIKQGDTALVHAAAGGVGQLLIQMIKLQGGTVIGLTSSTEKNKVATLAGADHVFLYTEKWHSKVLEITNGTGVNVVYESVGSTLEESFNATKIGGTVVFYGMAGGNPAPVDPRMLMDTSKTLTGGDLWNALTTFEERKQRSTQLFDWITSGKVNIASPTTFALQDGALAHKLLESRKSTGKILLIP, from the coding sequence ATGAAAGCACTTTGTTTCGAACAGTTCGGAAATCCGGATGTACTACAATATAAAAAAATACATGATCCAATCATAAATTCAAATGAAATTCTTGTGCGCACGAAAGCAATCGGTTTAAACTTTGCTGATATTTATAGACGCCGCGGTGATTATCATCTCGCTGGTAACCCGCCATATATATTAGGTTATGAAGGGGCTGGTATTGTTGAACAAGTAGGAGCTGATGTTACTACTATCAATCCTGGAGACCGTATTGCATTTGCTGACGTCCCATTTGCAAATGCAGAATTAGTTGCCGTTCCATCAGAAAAAGCCATCCTACTTCCGGATTCTATTTCTTTTGAAACAGCCGCTTCTGTCTTATTACAAGGTCTAACGGCACATTATTTAACGAAAGATAGCTATCAAATAAAACAAGGTGATACAGCTTTAGTCCACGCTGCGGCTGGTGGCGTTGGTCAACTTCTTATTCAAATGATTAAACTACAGGGCGGAACAGTAATTGGTCTTACGTCATCAACCGAAAAAAACAAAGTAGCCACGTTAGCTGGGGCTGATCATGTATTTTTATATACGGAAAAATGGCATTCAAAAGTACTTGAAATAACAAACGGCACTGGAGTAAATGTTGTATATGAATCAGTAGGTTCTACATTAGAGGAAAGTTTTAACGCTACTAAAATTGGCGGTACTGTCGTATTTTACGGAATGGCTGGTGGTAATCCTGCGCCAGTTGATCCGCGTATGCTTATGGATACTTCAAAAACTTTAACTGGTGGAGACCTTTGGAACGCGCTTACTACTTTTGAAGAACGTAAGCAGCGCTCTACTCAATTATTCGATTGGATCACTAGTGGAAAAGTAAACATCGCGAGTCCTACTACATTCGCCTTACAAGATGGTGCTCTTGCACATAAATTATTAGAGAGCAGAAAAAGTACTGGGAAGATTTTATTGATTCCATAA
- a CDS encoding histidine phosphatase family protein codes for MNKRETNSNENVVTLYVTRHGKTILNTNHRAQGWADSPLVEKGVEVASNLGTGLKDVHFTNVYSSDSGRAIETANLVLKYSEQSKLKLEKRKNLRELNFGIFEGEKLENMWDAVGKAAGVAAPEELMKLSIQEVINLIRAADPTKQAEDWELFSTRIKTEIDKISEEAAANGDGTVLVVVHGLLITALIEMIDSSKTKLGVENASVTKIVYQGGTYTVESVGDMRYVAKGKESVEI; via the coding sequence ATGAATAAGCGAGAAACAAATAGCAATGAGAATGTAGTTACGTTATATGTTACAAGACATGGTAAAACAATATTAAATACGAACCATCGCGCGCAAGGTTGGGCAGACTCTCCGTTAGTAGAAAAAGGTGTGGAAGTTGCCTCAAATTTAGGAACAGGATTAAAAGATGTTCATTTTACGAATGTGTATAGTAGCGATAGCGGCCGAGCGATTGAAACTGCTAATTTAGTATTAAAATATAGTGAGCAATCAAAATTGAAACTTGAGAAAAGAAAAAATTTGCGAGAATTAAATTTTGGTATTTTTGAAGGTGAAAAACTTGAAAATATGTGGGATGCGGTTGGAAAAGCTGCGGGTGTTGCAGCACCAGAAGAACTTATGAAGCTTTCTATTCAAGAAGTAATTAATCTTATTAGAGCAGCAGACCCTACGAAACAAGCGGAAGATTGGGAATTATTTTCTACTCGTATAAAAACAGAGATTGATAAAATTAGTGAAGAAGCTGCTGCAAATGGAGACGGTACCGTTTTAGTTGTCGTTCATGGGCTTTTGATTACTGCCTTAATAGAAATGATAGATAGTAGTAAAACAAAACTTGGAGTGGAAAATGCTAGTGTGACGAAGATTGTATATCAAGGTGGAACATACACAGTCGAGTCGGTTGGAGATATGAGGTATGTTGCAAAAGGGAAAGAAAGTGTGGAAATATAA
- a CDS encoding GNAT family N-acetyltransferase — protein sequence MVTIRQEQKNDYRKTEEVVKEAFLNEEFSDKKEHELVKRIRECDAFIPELSIVAVDKEIVGHIMLSKITIEQGGTTVDSLALAPVSIAPSHQKKGIGGKLITAALEKAKELGYGSVVVLGHPEYYPKFGFERASQWNIKAPFEVPDEVFMVMELRENTLQGVEGIVQYSSAFAE from the coding sequence ATGGTAACGATTAGACAAGAACAAAAAAATGATTATAGAAAGACAGAAGAAGTTGTAAAAGAGGCATTTTTAAATGAAGAATTTAGTGATAAAAAAGAGCATGAACTTGTAAAACGTATTAGAGAATGTGACGCATTTATTCCGGAGTTATCCATCGTTGCAGTAGATAAGGAAATAGTCGGTCACATTATGTTATCGAAAATTACAATAGAACAAGGTGGGACTACTGTAGATTCATTAGCACTTGCACCAGTGTCAATAGCACCAAGCCATCAGAAGAAAGGAATTGGTGGAAAACTTATCACGGCTGCTTTAGAAAAAGCGAAAGAATTAGGATACGGGTCAGTTGTAGTATTAGGGCATCCAGAGTACTATCCGAAATTCGGTTTTGAACGCGCAAGTCAGTGGAATATAAAAGCGCCATTTGAAGTGCCAGATGAAGTGTTTATGGTGATGGAGCTACGAGAGAACACTCTTCAAGGTGTAGAAGGAATTGTACAATATTCGAGTGCTTTCGCTGAGTAG